The genomic window TATGTTTTTTAGATTCATGTCCGATGTTTTATAAATATAACAAATGTAGGAAATAAAAGTTAGAGGTACGTGAAAGCGCCTTCATTATTTGTTCTCGTACTAATTGTTTTACTTACATTATGTGTTGTATAGCATATTGTATGATGTACGATACTGAAATATCAGAAAAATAATCAATTAGGATGTGCAAAAAAGACCTTTTGTAATTGCTTTGTTTAGAAAAATACTTATATTTGCGCAAATCTAATTACTGATATCATGGATACACAAAACGAGAATAGAGAGATGCTTTCCCCCTATGTTTCCGTAGACTGCGTTCTTCTCGGCATCAATGATGACAAGCTCACCGTGCTGTTGGCGGAGCGAAAAAGTGAGGAAGGCGAGTTGATCGGCTATAAAATACCCGGCAGCCTGATCTATGAGAACGAGGATTTAGATGACGCCGCCTATCGGATACTGAATGATTCGACCGGCTTGAAGCGTGTCCAATTGAAACAATTCCGTTGTTTTGGTTCTCCCGCCCGTACCTCGAACCGGTTGGACGTGATGTGGCTGGAGGCGACATCCAAGGTGAAGATCGGACGGTTGATCACGGTCGCTTATCTCGCCTTGTGCAAGAACAGCAGGAAGACGTGTCCGGCCGATAAATCCGACTCGATCCGTTGGTGCCCTATCGACGAGCTTCCTCGCTTGCCATTCGATCATAAAGAGATTATCGAGGCTGCCATACAGGAGATCCGTAATTGGGTGGAGAAGGAGCCCGCTATCATTTTCGACTATATGCCGATGAAGTTCACGGCGTTCCAGCTTAGGCGCACGTACGAGGTGATCTATAACCGTGAGATGGACGTGCGCAATTTTCATAAGAAGATGAATTCCTTGGATTACGTGGTGCCCACGGAGGATATGCAAGACGGGGTCGCCCATCGTGCCGCACGGTATTATCGGTTTGATAAGGTGAAATATAATCAACAACGTTCGAAGTTTAATAAGATATAAAACCATACGATTATGTGTCTGTTAGGATGTGACATTGGAAGTTCTTCCATCAAGGTCTCTATTGTCGATGAGGAGACCGGGTTAACAATAGGTGCGGATTTTTATCCCAAAGAAGAGGCCCCGATCAAGGCGTTGCGCCCGGGGTGGGCGGAGCAAAATCCGGAGGATTGGTGGTCGTACGTGAAGATCGCTATGAAAGGTGCCATGAGCAAGGCGAAGGTGAAAGGCGAGGATATCAAGGCGATCGGTATCTCGTACCAGATGCATGGCTTGGTGGTGGTGGACAAGAAGATGGAGGTGCTTCGTCCATCTATTATCTGGTGCGATAGCCGTGCCGTTCCTTATGGCGAGCGTGCGTTTAAGAATATAGGCGAGAAGCGATGCCTTTCCCACCTATTGAACTCGCCGGGTAATTTTACCGCTTCCAAGCTGGCTTGGATCAAGGAGTACGAGCCGGATATCTACGACCGTATCCATAAGATCATGTTGCCGGGAGATTTCATCGCTATGCGTCTGACGGGGGATATCGTGACTACGGTTTCCGGTTTGTCGGAGGGGATTTTCTGGGACTTCAAGAATAATGCCTTATCGGAGGAGTTGATGAATTATTATGGATTCAGAAAGGATCTGATCGCCGATATCCGTCCGACGTTCGGTTTGCAGGGCGAGGTTACCGCCTCGGTCGCGGCCGAGTTGGGACTGAAGAAAGGTACGCCGGTTACCTATCGTGCGGGCGACCAACCGAATAACGCTTTATCATTGAATGTGTTGAATCCGGGCGAGATAGCGGCTACCGGTGGGACTTCCGGAGTGGTGTATGGCGTGAACGGCAAGGTGAATTACGATACGCTTTCCCGTGTGAATACGTTCGCCCACGTGAATCATACGATGGAGCAGACCCGCTTGGGTGTCTTGTTGTGCATCAACGGGGTCGGTATCCTTAATTCTTGGATCAAACGGAATATAGCGCCGGAAGGCATCAACTATAATGAGTTGAATGATTTGGCGGCTACGGTTCCCATCGGATGCGATGGTCTTTCGATCTTGCCGTTCGGAAACGGGGCGGAGCGTATGTTGCAGAATAAGCAGATCGATTGCTCGGTTCATGGATTGAACTTCAATATACATACTAAGGCGCATATGGCTAGGGCGGCGCAAGAAGGTATCGTGTTCGCCTTTAAATACGGTATGGATATTATGAATGAGATGGGGATCGATATTCAGGTAATCCGTGCGGGGAACGCGAACTTGTTCTTAAGCCCGATCTTCCGGGATGCTTTGGCGGGCGTGACGGGTACGGTGATCGAACTGTATGATACGAACGGTGCGGTAGGGGCGGCCAAGGGTGCCGGTATGGGTGCCGGTATCTACAAGAACGCGGAAGAAGCGTTCGCTTCCTTGAAGAAGATCAACGTGATCGAGCCGGACGGTTTCAAGGCGAATGCTTATTGCGGGGCGTTCGAGATTTGGAAGGAACGATTGGAACAATCTATTTAACGGCTGAATTATTTACATTTTTAATACATATTATTATGAGTTACTTTAAAGGAGAGAAAGAATTTTTCCCGGGAATCGGACAAATTCAGTTTGAGGGACGTGAGTCAAAAAATCCGTTGGCATTTCATTATTATGACGCGGATAAGGTAGTAATGGGTAAGACACTAAAGGATCATTTACGCTTCGCTATGGCTTATTGGCATACCTTATGTGCTGAGGGAGGTGATCAGTTTGGTGGTGGAACGAAGACATTCCCTTGGAACGACAGCACGGACGCTATCACCCGCGCGAAGTACAAGATGGACGCCGCTTTCGAGTTTATGACCAAATGTAATATTCCTTACTATTGCTTCCACGACGTGGACGTGGTGGACGAGGCTCCTACGCTGGGCGAGTTCGAGAAACGTTTGCAGACGATGGTGGAACATGCCAAGGAGCATCAAGCCGCTACCGGAAAGAAACTGCTATGGTCTACCGCTAACGTGTTCGGACATAAGCGTTATATGAACGGTGCCGCTACGAACCCTTATTTCCCGACCGTGGCATGCGTCGGCACGCAGATCAAGAACGCTATTGACGCTTGTATCGCCTTAGGGGGCGAGAACTACGTGTTCTGGGGCGGCCGTGAGGGGTATATGAGCCTATTGAATACGAACATGAAACGTGAGAAGGATCATTTAGCCATGATGTTGACGATGGCCCGTGATTATGGCCGCAAGAACGGTTTCAAGGGTACGTTCCTGATCGAGCCGAAACCGATGGAACCGACGAAACATCAATATGACGTGGATTCGGAGACCGTGATCGGCTTCCTTCGCCATTATGGATTGGACAAGGATTTCGCCTTGAATATCGAGGTGAACCACGCTACCTTGGCCGGACATACATTCGAGCATGAATTGCAAGCCGCCGCCGACGCCGGCATGTTGTGCAGTATCGACGCGAACCGTGGCGATTACCAGAATGGTTGGGATACGGATCAATTCCCGATGGATATCTATGAGCTGGCACAGGCTTGGCTGGTTATCCTTGAGGGAGGTGGCTTGACTACCGGAGGTACGAACTTCGACGCCAAGACCCGCCGTAATTCTACGGACTTGGAGGATATCTTCATCGCTCATATCGGTGGTATGGACGCTTTCGCCCGTGCCTTGATGATCGCCGCCGATATCCTTGAGAACTCAGACTACCGCAAGATGCGTGCCGAGCGTTACGCTAGTTTCGATGCCGGCGAGGGCAAGGCATTCGAGGATGGCAAGCTTACGCTGGAAGATCTTCGTACGATCGCTTTGCGTGACGGCGAGCCGAAACAGATCAGCGGTAAGCAGGAATTATACGAGATGATTGTAAATCTGCATATCTAAATAATTGAAAATCGAGAATTGGGAATTGAAAATTATCGTGCGTAAGCCCTAGTTTTCAGCTCTCAATTCTCAGTTTTTAATGAATAAATCTATTCCATGAAAAATAACAACACTTATATTTTCGCTCTTACCTTGGTCGCTACCTTGGGAGGTCTGCTGTTCGGGTATGACACGGCGGTGATCTCCGGTACGGTAGAGTCTTTGCGTAAGTTCTTCATCGAGCCGCAAGGACTTCCGTTGGATCAGGCGAACGCCTTGGAGGGATTCGTGGTAAGTAGCGCGTTGATCGGATGTATCCTCGGCGCCTCGTTCGCCGGGTGGATCAGCCAGCGTTACGGCAGGAAGCCTACGTTGATACTGGCCGCTATCCTTTTCTTGCTTTCCGCTATCGGCTCGGCTTGGCCGGAGCTGTTTATCGGCATGCCCGGAAGTGGCGATCATACGTTTATGTATGCGTTCGTGGCTTATCGTATTCTGGGAGGTATTGGCGTGGGGCTGGCCTCCATGGTATCGCCGATGTATATCGCCGAGGTGGCTCCGGCCGATCGCCGGGGGAATCTGGTGGCATGGAACCAGTTTGCCATTATCTTTGGTATGCTGGTGGTATATTTCGTGAATTATACGATCGCCCTTCAAGGAGATGCCGCTTGGCTGAATACGATCGGCTGGCGTTGGATGTTCGCTTCCGAGATTATTCCGGCGGTATTGTTCCTCTCGTTCTTGATGTTCGTGCCGGAGACGCCTCGTTACCTCGTGATGCGTGGGCGTACGGAGAAGGCGTTGGGCGTCTTGAGTCATTTGATGGATCAGGTGGACGCTGGCCGTGAGCTGGAGGATATACGGAATAGTTTCAAGGAGAAAGCTCCGTCGATGAAGCCTTACTTCCGGTTTATGGGGACTTGGCTGGCGCTGTTCTTGATCGGCTACGGGTTGTTGTCGTGGGCAGGTAATACGAACGCATTGGAGATCGCCTTGTTGGCTAGTTTCTGTATCGCCTTGCTGTTCCCGATCCGGTCGTTTGGCGTGCTGATCATCTTGGTGGGCGTGTTGCTCTCCGGTTTCCAGCAATTCGTGGGGATCAACGTGGTGCTTTACTATGCCCCGGAGATCTTCAAGACGATGGGAGCGGCCACGGACGCCGCCCTTTTGCAACAGATCGTGGTAGGGGCGGTGAACCTGTCGTTTACCGTATTGGCTATTTTCACGGTGGATAAGTTCGGACGCCGTCCGTTGATGATTATCGGGGCGCTCGTCATGGCGGTATCTATGTTGATCTTGGGTACTACTTTCTATACGCGTTCGGTGGGTATGGGATCATTGGTCTGCATGCTGGTTTATACGGCGGGATTCGCTATGTCGTGGGGACCGGTCTGCTGGGTGTTACTGGCCGAGATCTTCCCGAACTCGATCCGCTCC from Parabacteroides distasonis ATCC 8503 includes these protein-coding regions:
- a CDS encoding xylulokinase, producing MCLLGCDIGSSSIKVSIVDEETGLTIGADFYPKEEAPIKALRPGWAEQNPEDWWSYVKIAMKGAMSKAKVKGEDIKAIGISYQMHGLVVVDKKMEVLRPSIIWCDSRAVPYGERAFKNIGEKRCLSHLLNSPGNFTASKLAWIKEYEPDIYDRIHKIMLPGDFIAMRLTGDIVTTVSGLSEGIFWDFKNNALSEELMNYYGFRKDLIADIRPTFGLQGEVTASVAAELGLKKGTPVTYRAGDQPNNALSLNVLNPGEIAATGGTSGVVYGVNGKVNYDTLSRVNTFAHVNHTMEQTRLGVLLCINGVGILNSWIKRNIAPEGINYNELNDLAATVPIGCDGLSILPFGNGAERMLQNKQIDCSVHGLNFNIHTKAHMARAAQEGIVFAFKYGMDIMNEMGIDIQVIRAGNANLFLSPIFRDALAGVTGTVIELYDTNGAVGAAKGAGMGAGIYKNAEEAFASLKKINVIEPDGFKANAYCGAFEIWKERLEQSI
- the xylA gene encoding xylose isomerase, translating into MSYFKGEKEFFPGIGQIQFEGRESKNPLAFHYYDADKVVMGKTLKDHLRFAMAYWHTLCAEGGDQFGGGTKTFPWNDSTDAITRAKYKMDAAFEFMTKCNIPYYCFHDVDVVDEAPTLGEFEKRLQTMVEHAKEHQAATGKKLLWSTANVFGHKRYMNGAATNPYFPTVACVGTQIKNAIDACIALGGENYVFWGGREGYMSLLNTNMKREKDHLAMMLTMARDYGRKNGFKGTFLIEPKPMEPTKHQYDVDSETVIGFLRHYGLDKDFALNIEVNHATLAGHTFEHELQAAADAGMLCSIDANRGDYQNGWDTDQFPMDIYELAQAWLVILEGGGLTTGGTNFDAKTRRNSTDLEDIFIAHIGGMDAFARALMIAADILENSDYRKMRAERYASFDAGEGKAFEDGKLTLEDLRTIALRDGEPKQISGKQELYEMIVNLHI
- a CDS encoding NUDIX hydrolase; translated protein: MDTQNENREMLSPYVSVDCVLLGINDDKLTVLLAERKSEEGELIGYKIPGSLIYENEDLDDAAYRILNDSTGLKRVQLKQFRCFGSPARTSNRLDVMWLEATSKVKIGRLITVAYLALCKNSRKTCPADKSDSIRWCPIDELPRLPFDHKEIIEAAIQEIRNWVEKEPAIIFDYMPMKFTAFQLRRTYEVIYNREMDVRNFHKKMNSLDYVVPTEDMQDGVAHRAARYYRFDKVKYNQQRSKFNKI
- the xylE gene encoding D-xylose transporter XylE, with the protein product MKNNNTYIFALTLVATLGGLLFGYDTAVISGTVESLRKFFIEPQGLPLDQANALEGFVVSSALIGCILGASFAGWISQRYGRKPTLILAAILFLLSAIGSAWPELFIGMPGSGDHTFMYAFVAYRILGGIGVGLASMVSPMYIAEVAPADRRGNLVAWNQFAIIFGMLVVYFVNYTIALQGDAAWLNTIGWRWMFASEIIPAVLFLSFLMFVPETPRYLVMRGRTEKALGVLSHLMDQVDAGRELEDIRNSFKEKAPSMKPYFRFMGTWLALFLIGYGLLSWAGNTNALEIALLASFCIALLFPIRSFGVLIILVGVLLSGFQQFVGINVVLYYAPEIFKTMGAATDAALLQQIVVGAVNLSFTVLAIFTVDKFGRRPLMIIGALVMAVSMLILGTTFYTRSVGMGSLVCMLVYTAGFAMSWGPVCWVLLAEIFPNSIRSTVMSIAVAGQWIANFLVSWTFPMLDKNQYLTDTFNHGMAYWIYGVMGILAALFIWKFVPETKGKTLEEMEGYWKR